The proteins below are encoded in one region of Amycolatopsis magusensis:
- a CDS encoding pyridoxine/pyridoxamine 5'-phosphate oxidase has protein sequence MRELLRALPSLAGPLPAFDPATAPEDPLALFADWFEAAIEAGVREPHAMTLSTVDESGRPSARVLILKDLTEEGFQFAFGSAGRKGKELAHTPWAALTFYWSPLGRQVRVRGRVELADGSRDFLARSESARAVALAGKQSTPLADRAELAAAVESARERVRREPDVVAPDWVIGTVVGEEIEFWQGNDERRHIRVQYRRVAGAWTKEQLWP, from the coding sequence ATGCGTGAGCTCCTGCGCGCCCTGCCGTCGCTGGCCGGGCCGTTGCCCGCGTTCGACCCGGCCACGGCTCCGGAGGACCCGCTCGCGTTGTTCGCGGACTGGTTCGAAGCGGCGATCGAGGCGGGCGTGCGCGAGCCGCACGCGATGACTCTGTCCACTGTGGACGAATCCGGGCGGCCGTCGGCGCGGGTGCTCATCCTCAAGGACCTCACGGAAGAGGGCTTCCAGTTCGCGTTCGGTTCGGCTGGGCGCAAGGGGAAGGAACTGGCGCACACCCCGTGGGCGGCGCTGACCTTCTACTGGTCACCGCTGGGCAGGCAGGTCCGGGTGCGCGGCCGGGTGGAACTCGCCGACGGCAGCCGCGATTTCCTCGCCCGCAGTGAATCCGCTCGCGCGGTCGCGTTGGCCGGCAAGCAGAGCACACCGCTGGCGGACCGCGCCGAGTTGGCCGCGGCTGTCGAAAGCGCCCGTGAACGCGTCCGCCGGGAACCGGACGTGGTCGCGCCGGACTGGGTGATCGGCACGGTGGTCGGCGAGGAAATCGAGTTCTGGCAAGGAAACGACGAGCGACGGCACATCCGGGTGCAGTACCGTCGGGTGGCCGGCGCGTGGACGAAGGAGCAACTGTGGCCCTGA
- a CDS encoding CGNR zinc finger domain-containing protein, translating into MLALELATTVRYGPNGVLDVLETVDGLADWLREQDLPEVPVDERVRESVVAVRKALRSLFADAVRPGPPSKADANRLLDPDTAARQLNEAAAAVPRVPVLDWPDGRMRYRPTEAAPAALLTAELAKAGIEFLSGPDRERLRACPAPRCVRYFVQDHPRQAWCKPSCGNRARVSRHYHRHQ; encoded by the coding sequence GTGCTCGCCCTCGAACTCGCCACCACCGTGCGCTACGGGCCGAACGGCGTGCTCGACGTGCTGGAGACCGTCGACGGACTGGCGGACTGGCTTCGCGAGCAGGACCTGCCCGAGGTGCCCGTGGACGAACGGGTGCGCGAGTCGGTGGTCGCCGTGCGCAAGGCGCTCCGGTCGCTGTTCGCCGACGCCGTGCGCCCCGGTCCGCCGAGCAAGGCCGACGCGAACCGGCTACTGGACCCGGACACCGCCGCGCGGCAGCTCAACGAGGCGGCCGCCGCGGTCCCCCGCGTCCCGGTGCTGGACTGGCCCGACGGCCGGATGCGCTACCGGCCCACCGAAGCCGCCCCGGCGGCCCTGCTCACCGCGGAACTGGCGAAGGCGGGCATCGAGTTCCTGAGCGGACCCGACCGCGAGCGCCTGCGGGCCTGCCCGGCACCGCGCTGCGTGCGGTACTTCGTGCAGGACCACCCGCGGCAGGCGTGGTGCAAGCCGTCCTGCGGGAACCGCGCCCGGGTCAGCCGCCACTACCACCGGCATCAGTGA
- a CDS encoding SDR family oxidoreductase gives MKPIVVTGGTGSLGRRVVRELLDAGREVVVLSRRARPVADGSRFVSVDLRTGDGLDQALTGVDTVVHCASTLTGGDEQAARTLIDAAKRAGVTHLVYISIVGIDRIPLPYYRTKLAVERQLEASGLGYTILRATQFHELVQHIFSLLGRSPIVPVPTMRFQPVDTRDVAGRLAELALGEPAGRVPDFGGPEVRDAKSLARAYLTATGRRRLLVPVRVPGRIMAGFRRGENLVGDRFDGEWTFEQFLAEHATRRPSRFTDAGGSGG, from the coding sequence ATGAAGCCGATCGTGGTGACCGGGGGAACCGGTTCGCTGGGCAGGCGCGTGGTGCGGGAGCTGCTCGACGCCGGGCGCGAGGTGGTGGTGCTGAGCAGGCGGGCGCGGCCGGTGGCTGACGGCAGCCGGTTCGTCTCGGTGGACCTGCGCACCGGCGACGGGCTCGACCAGGCGCTGACCGGGGTGGACACCGTGGTGCACTGCGCGTCCACGCTGACCGGCGGGGACGAGCAGGCCGCGCGCACGTTGATCGACGCGGCGAAGCGCGCGGGCGTGACGCACCTGGTCTACATCTCGATCGTCGGTATCGACCGAATCCCGTTGCCGTATTACCGGACGAAACTGGCCGTCGAGCGGCAGTTGGAGGCGTCCGGGCTCGGGTACACCATCCTGCGGGCGACCCAGTTCCACGAGCTGGTCCAGCACATCTTCTCGCTCCTCGGGCGCTCGCCGATCGTGCCCGTGCCGACGATGCGGTTCCAGCCGGTCGACACGCGGGACGTGGCAGGCAGGCTCGCCGAACTCGCGCTCGGCGAGCCCGCCGGGCGCGTGCCGGACTTCGGCGGCCCCGAGGTCCGGGACGCCAAGAGCCTCGCGAGGGCCTACCTCACCGCCACCGGTCGGCGGCGGCTGCTCGTGCCGGTGCGGGTGCCCGGCCGCATCATGGCCGGGTTCCGGCGCGGGGAGAACCTGGTCGGCGACCGGTTCGACGGCGAGTGGACCTTCGAGCAGTTCCTCGCCGAGCACGCCACCCGGCGGCCGAGCCGGTTCACTGATGCCGGTGGTAGTGGCGGCTGA
- a CDS encoding ferritin-like domain-containing protein, which translates to MSVFTGWVEHFEAEAGRRAERGDPQWTRGAALPAAVVKSVQRFQVGEAGDGANLISKAGAAGDEAYTAAVRLFVDEERNHARLLEHLLTAANARTIGGHWTDAVFVRLRRALGLRLELMVLMIAEVIALRYYRALRDGTSDPLTTEVAGRILADEERHVPFHLRRLGAAFAPLSPVARRAVHAVWWVLLLGAVVVVAHDHGPALRELGLTRRRFIFDVLRTWMSTSELPDPVPVTSGPPA; encoded by the coding sequence TTGAGCGTATTCACCGGATGGGTCGAGCACTTCGAGGCGGAAGCCGGGCGGCGCGCGGAGCGCGGTGATCCACAGTGGACCCGGGGCGCCGCGCTGCCCGCCGCGGTGGTGAAGAGCGTGCAGCGGTTCCAGGTGGGCGAGGCGGGGGACGGGGCGAACTTGATCTCGAAGGCCGGGGCCGCCGGGGACGAGGCGTACACGGCGGCGGTGCGGTTGTTCGTCGACGAGGAGCGCAACCACGCCCGCCTCCTGGAGCACCTGCTCACCGCGGCGAACGCGCGGACCATCGGCGGCCACTGGACCGACGCGGTGTTCGTCCGGCTCCGGCGGGCACTCGGGCTGCGCCTGGAACTGATGGTGCTGATGATCGCCGAGGTCATCGCGTTGCGGTACTACCGCGCCCTGCGCGACGGCACCTCGGACCCGCTGACCACCGAGGTCGCCGGGCGCATCCTCGCCGACGAGGAGCGCCACGTGCCGTTCCACCTGCGCCGCCTCGGTGCCGCGTTCGCCCCGCTGTCGCCGGTGGCGCGGCGGGCGGTGCACGCGGTGTGGTGGGTGCTGCTGCTCGGCGCGGTGGTGGTCGTCGCCCACGACCACGGGCCCGCGCTGCGTGAGCTCGGCCTGACGCGGCGCCGGTTCATCTTCGACGTGCTCAGGACCTGGATGAGCACGTCGGAGCTCCCCGACCCGGTGCCTGTCACATCCGGGCCCCCTGCGTAG
- a CDS encoding vitamin B12-dependent ribonucleotide reductase, whose translation MTETVGTGADAVEERRPDRLGIRRVFTTEGVHPYAEVEWEQRDVVMTNWRDGTVNFEQRGVEFPASWSVNATNIVTSKYFRGAVGTPQRERSLKQLIDRVVGTYVRAGTEHGYFATPADAEVFEHELTWMLLHQVFSFNSPVWFNVGTASKQQVSACLPYHALVSTPAGLVPIGELVENDAVGAKVYDAHGVTGVVATKANGRKNVHRVHTGAGYTLDVTADHLVWKRTSDGGRFVEAGTLRPGDQLEWHRVRSFGEREIDQREIAEAALAGQLRSGATGVPAHLLTAPLPVVAAYLRSLFPASEGERLGTGCERLIREVQNLLLRFGIFSRISPDAEHGGWSLRIPARGNQEALAAELGALDEYESAGLDSARWLEIERIEDLGPMEVYDIQTESGEFLAGNLRVHNCFILAVDDSMESILNWYREEGLIFKGGSGAGLNLSRIRSSKELLSSGGTASGPVSFMRGADASAGTIKSGGATRRAAKMVVLDVDHPDVEEFIETKAREEKKIRVLRDAGFDMDLSGADISSVQYQNANNSVRVSDEFMRAVEADNAFGLRARQTGEVVTEVEAKKLFRSMAQAAWECADPGIQYDDTINDWHTCPESGRITASNPCSEYMHLDNSSCNLASLNLLKFLTEDGVFDANLFARAVEFVITAMDISICFADFPTEPIGDTTRKFRQLGIGYANLGALLMAMGHAYDSDGGRALAASITSLMTGVSYRRSAELAGVVGPYEGYARNAEAHQRVMRKHAAANELIRTHHTTDAAVRKLASGEWHRGIELGTRQGWRNAQASVLAPTGTIGFMMDCDTTGIEPDFSLVKFKKLVGGGSMQIVNQTVPRALSVLGYQGEQAEAIVEYIAQHGHVVDAPGLRAEHYEVFDCAVGERSIAAMGHVRMMAAVQPFLSGAISKTVNMPESATVADVEEIYFQGWKLGLKALAIYRDNCKVGQPLSTGKSEQPAQVEYRPVRKRLPKKRPSQTVSFTVGGAEGYLHAGSYPDDGLGEIFIKLGKQGSTLAGVMDAFSMSISVGLQYGIPLEFYISKFSNLRFEPAGMTDDPDVRIATSVLDYLFRRLALDYLPYEKRSQLGIFTAEERAAQTDADYGTTTAEPPRVDLDELRSSVYAEEPDDRPHSSTELMELHLGKVADAPLCMTCGTKMRPAGSCYACEGCGSTSGCS comes from the coding sequence ATGACCGAGACCGTGGGAACCGGCGCGGACGCCGTGGAGGAACGGCGACCTGACCGGCTGGGCATCCGCCGCGTGTTCACCACCGAGGGCGTGCACCCGTACGCCGAGGTCGAGTGGGAACAACGCGACGTCGTGATGACCAACTGGCGCGACGGCACGGTGAACTTCGAGCAGCGCGGCGTGGAGTTCCCCGCGTCCTGGTCGGTGAACGCCACCAACATCGTCACCAGCAAGTACTTCCGCGGCGCGGTCGGCACGCCCCAGCGCGAACGCAGCCTCAAGCAGCTGATCGACCGGGTCGTGGGCACCTACGTGCGCGCGGGCACCGAGCACGGCTACTTCGCCACCCCCGCCGACGCGGAGGTCTTCGAGCACGAGCTCACCTGGATGCTGCTGCACCAGGTGTTCAGCTTCAACTCCCCGGTCTGGTTCAACGTCGGCACCGCGTCGAAGCAGCAGGTCAGCGCCTGCCTGCCCTACCACGCCCTGGTCAGCACCCCGGCCGGGCTGGTGCCGATCGGGGAACTCGTCGAGAACGACGCGGTGGGCGCGAAGGTCTACGACGCCCACGGCGTGACCGGGGTGGTCGCCACCAAGGCCAACGGCCGCAAGAACGTGCACCGCGTGCACACCGGAGCCGGGTACACCTTGGACGTCACCGCCGACCACCTGGTGTGGAAGCGGACGAGCGACGGCGGCCGCTTCGTCGAGGCAGGTACGCTGCGCCCGGGTGACCAGCTTGAATGGCACCGGGTCCGCTCGTTCGGTGAGCGGGAGATCGACCAGCGCGAGATCGCCGAGGCGGCCCTCGCGGGGCAACTGCGCTCCGGCGCGACCGGGGTTCCGGCGCACCTGCTCACCGCGCCGCTGCCGGTGGTGGCCGCGTACCTGCGGAGCCTGTTCCCGGCGTCAGAAGGGGAGCGGCTCGGGACGGGCTGCGAGCGACTGATCCGCGAGGTGCAGAACCTCCTGCTGCGGTTCGGCATCTTCTCCCGGATCTCGCCCGACGCCGAGCACGGCGGCTGGTCCCTGCGGATCCCGGCTCGCGGTAATCAGGAGGCCCTCGCCGCCGAGCTCGGTGCCCTCGACGAGTACGAGTCGGCGGGCCTGGACTCGGCCCGGTGGCTGGAGATCGAGCGCATCGAGGACCTCGGCCCGATGGAGGTCTACGACATCCAGACCGAGAGCGGGGAGTTCCTCGCCGGGAACCTGCGCGTGCACAACTGCTTCATCCTCGCCGTCGACGACTCGATGGAGTCGATCCTGAACTGGTACCGCGAGGAAGGGCTGATCTTCAAGGGCGGCTCCGGCGCCGGGCTGAACCTCTCGCGCATCCGCTCGTCGAAGGAACTGCTGTCCTCCGGCGGCACGGCCTCCGGGCCCGTTTCGTTCATGCGTGGCGCGGACGCGTCCGCGGGCACCATCAAGTCCGGTGGTGCCACGCGCCGGGCGGCCAAGATGGTGGTGCTCGACGTCGACCACCCCGACGTCGAAGAATTCATCGAAACCAAGGCACGCGAGGAAAAGAAGATCCGCGTGCTGCGTGACGCCGGGTTCGACATGGACCTCTCCGGCGCGGACATCTCCTCGGTGCAGTACCAGAACGCGAACAACTCGGTGCGCGTCTCCGACGAGTTCATGCGGGCCGTCGAGGCCGACAACGCCTTCGGGCTGCGGGCCAGGCAGACCGGCGAAGTGGTCACCGAGGTCGAGGCCAAGAAGCTGTTCCGCTCGATGGCGCAGGCGGCGTGGGAGTGCGCCGACCCCGGCATCCAGTACGACGACACGATCAACGACTGGCACACCTGCCCCGAATCCGGCCGGATCACCGCATCCAACCCGTGCTCGGAATACATGCACCTGGACAATTCCAGCTGCAACCTGGCTTCGCTGAACCTGCTGAAGTTCCTCACCGAGGACGGCGTGTTCGACGCGAACCTGTTCGCCCGCGCGGTCGAATTCGTGATCACCGCGATGGACATCTCCATCTGCTTCGCCGACTTCCCGACCGAGCCGATCGGCGACACCACGCGGAAGTTCCGCCAGCTCGGCATCGGGTACGCGAACCTCGGCGCGCTGCTGATGGCGATGGGCCACGCCTACGACTCCGATGGCGGCCGCGCACTCGCGGCGTCGATCACCTCGCTGATGACCGGCGTCTCATACCGCCGTTCCGCCGAACTCGCCGGCGTGGTCGGCCCGTACGAGGGGTACGCGCGCAACGCCGAGGCGCACCAGCGGGTCATGCGCAAGCACGCCGCCGCGAACGAACTGATCCGGACCCATCACACCACCGACGCCGCCGTGCGGAAACTCGCCTCCGGCGAATGGCACCGCGGCATCGAACTCGGCACGCGGCAGGGCTGGCGCAACGCGCAGGCGAGTGTGCTCGCCCCGACCGGGACCATCGGCTTCATGATGGACTGCGACACCACCGGTATCGAGCCGGACTTCTCGCTGGTGAAGTTCAAGAAGCTGGTCGGCGGCGGGTCGATGCAGATCGTGAACCAGACCGTGCCGCGGGCGCTTTCGGTGCTCGGGTACCAGGGTGAGCAGGCCGAGGCGATCGTCGAGTACATCGCGCAGCACGGGCACGTGGTGGACGCGCCGGGCCTGCGGGCCGAGCACTACGAGGTGTTCGACTGCGCGGTCGGCGAGCGGTCCATCGCGGCGATGGGCCACGTGCGGATGATGGCCGCGGTGCAGCCGTTCCTCTCCGGCGCCATCTCGAAGACGGTGAACATGCCGGAGTCGGCGACCGTCGCCGACGTGGAGGAGATCTACTTCCAGGGCTGGAAACTCGGCCTCAAGGCACTGGCGATCTACCGCGACAACTGCAAGGTCGGCCAGCCGCTGTCCACCGGCAAGTCGGAGCAGCCCGCCCAGGTCGAATACCGGCCGGTGCGCAAGCGGTTGCCGAAGAAACGCCCCAGCCAGACCGTTTCGTTCACGGTCGGCGGCGCGGAGGGCTACCTGCACGCCGGTTCCTATCCGGACGACGGCCTCGGCGAGATCTTCATCAAGCTCGGCAAGCAGGGCTCCACGCTGGCCGGGGTGATGGACGCGTTCTCCATGTCCATTTCGGTCGGCCTGCAGTACGGGATCCCGCTGGAGTTCTACATCTCGAAGTTCTCCAACCTGCGCTTCGAACCGGCGGGCATGACCGACGACCCGGACGTCCGGATCGCCACCAGCGTGCTCGACTACCTGTTCCGGCGGCTCGCACTCGACTATTTGCCGTACGAGAAGCGCTCGCAGCTCGGCATCTTCACCGCCGAGGAACGCGCGGCGCAGACCGACGCGGACTACGGCACCACCACCGCCGAACCACCCCGCGTCGACCTCGATGAGTTGCGCAGCAGCGTCTACGCCGAAGAACCCGACGACCGCCCGCACTCCTCCACCGAGCTGATGGAACTGCACCTCGGCAAGGTGGCCGACGCGCCCCTGTGCATGACCTGCGGCACGAAGATGCGCCCGGCGGGCTCCTGCTACGCCTGCGAAGGCTGCGGTTCGACCTCGGGGTGCAGCTGA
- the nrdR gene encoding transcriptional regulator NrdR translates to MRCPFCRHADSRVVDSREVDEGQAIRRRRSCSECGRRFTTSETMVLAVVKRSGVTEQFSRDKVVRGVRRACQGRPVDDDDLQQLAQRVEESIRSAGLAEIPSHEVGLAILGPLRELDEVAYLRFASVYRSFSSVEDFEKEIADLRQAMAGSEESANDE, encoded by the coding sequence ATGCGGTGCCCGTTCTGCCGTCACGCGGACTCGCGCGTGGTCGACTCGCGCGAAGTGGACGAGGGGCAGGCGATCCGCCGTCGCCGCTCGTGTTCGGAGTGCGGCCGCCGGTTCACCACCTCGGAGACGATGGTGCTCGCCGTGGTGAAGCGGTCCGGGGTCACCGAGCAGTTCAGCCGGGACAAGGTGGTGCGCGGGGTTCGCCGCGCCTGTCAGGGCCGGCCCGTCGACGACGACGACCTCCAGCAGCTGGCGCAGCGGGTCGAGGAGTCGATCCGGTCCGCCGGGCTCGCCGAGATCCCGAGCCACGAGGTCGGCCTGGCCATCCTGGGCCCGCTCCGTGAACTCGACGAGGTCGCCTATCTGCGCTTCGCCAGCGTCTACCGCTCGTTCTCCTCGGTCGAGGACTTCGAGAAGGAGATCGCGGACCTTCGCCAGGCCATGGCCGGTAGCGAAGAGAGCGCGAACGACGAGTAA
- the lexA gene encoding transcriptional repressor LexA — MSVRKAVPGKIPALREPEDQDESLTVRQSQVLEVIRAWVDRFGYPPSVREIGEAVGLNSTSSVSHQLRALQRKGYLRRDANRPRAVGVLAADAEPGSPIEQMPKPAYVPLVGRIAAGGPVLAEQSVEDVYPLPKDIVGEGDVFLLSVTGDSMIDAAITDGDWVVVRQQPTANNGEIVAAMIDGEATVKTFKHKDGHVWLMPHNEAYDPIPGDDATILGKVVAVLRRL; from the coding sequence GTGAGTGTCAGGAAGGCCGTGCCGGGCAAGATACCCGCCCTGCGCGAACCGGAAGACCAGGACGAGAGCTTGACCGTCCGCCAGTCGCAGGTCCTGGAGGTGATCCGGGCCTGGGTCGACCGCTTCGGCTACCCGCCGAGCGTGCGCGAGATCGGTGAAGCGGTCGGCCTGAACTCGACGTCCTCGGTCTCCCACCAGCTGCGCGCACTGCAGCGCAAGGGTTACCTGCGCCGTGACGCGAACCGCCCGCGCGCGGTGGGCGTGCTGGCCGCGGACGCCGAGCCGGGCTCGCCGATCGAGCAGATGCCCAAGCCGGCCTACGTGCCGCTGGTCGGCCGGATCGCCGCCGGTGGCCCGGTGCTGGCCGAGCAGTCGGTGGAGGACGTCTACCCGCTGCCGAAGGACATCGTCGGCGAGGGCGACGTCTTCCTGCTCAGCGTCACCGGTGACTCGATGATCGACGCGGCGATCACCGACGGCGACTGGGTCGTGGTGCGCCAGCAGCCCACCGCGAACAACGGCGAGATCGTCGCCGCGATGATCGACGGCGAAGCCACCGTGAAGACGTTCAAGCACAAGGACGGGCACGTCTGGCTGATGCCGCACAACGAGGCGTACGACCCGATCCCCGGGGACGACGCGACCATCCTGGGCAAGGTGGTGGCGGTACTGCGCCGCCTCTAG
- the hflX gene encoding GTPase HflX produces MTELTHTDMAAELDGEELSIGELELEDRASLRRVAGLSTELEDVTEVEYRQLRLERVVLVGVWTEGTAAQSEASLAELARLAETAGSEVLEGIVQRRTRPDPATYIGSGKVRELFDIVRATGADTVICDGELSPGQLRQLEAKLKVKVVDRTALILDIFAQHASSKEGKAQVELAQLQYLIPRLRGWGESLSRQAGGRAGGANGGVGLRGPGETKLETDRRRINKRVAKLRREIASMDTIRETKRGRRVANEVPSVAIVGYTNAGKSSLLNALTGAGVLVEDALFATLDPTTRRADTPDGRTYTLTDTVGFVRHLPHQLVDAFRSTLEEAADADLLLHVVDGSDPAPEEQVNAVRDVLGEITRKRSEPLPPELLVINKADAADEVTLARLRHLLPGALVVSAQTGEGIEALIEEIAQRVPRPDVEVDAVVPYTRGELVARVHADGEVLTEEHIEEGTHLRARVHPDLAAALHTFAVDGSPA; encoded by the coding sequence ATGACGGAACTGACACACACTGATATGGCAGCCGAACTCGACGGCGAGGAGCTGTCGATCGGCGAGCTGGAACTGGAAGACCGCGCCTCGCTGCGCCGCGTCGCCGGGCTCTCCACCGAGCTCGAGGACGTCACCGAAGTCGAATACCGGCAACTCCGCCTCGAGCGGGTCGTGCTGGTCGGCGTCTGGACCGAAGGCACCGCCGCCCAGTCGGAGGCTTCGCTGGCCGAACTGGCCCGGCTCGCCGAGACGGCGGGCTCGGAGGTGCTCGAAGGCATCGTCCAGCGCCGCACCCGGCCGGACCCGGCGACCTACATCGGTTCGGGCAAGGTGCGCGAGCTGTTCGACATCGTGCGCGCCACCGGCGCCGACACGGTGATCTGCGACGGCGAGCTCTCCCCCGGCCAGCTGCGGCAGCTGGAGGCGAAGCTCAAGGTCAAGGTGGTCGACCGGACCGCGTTGATCCTGGACATCTTCGCCCAGCACGCCAGCTCCAAGGAGGGCAAGGCCCAGGTCGAGCTGGCCCAGCTGCAGTACCTGATCCCGCGGCTGCGGGGCTGGGGTGAGTCGCTGTCCCGGCAGGCCGGTGGCCGTGCCGGTGGCGCCAACGGCGGCGTGGGCCTGCGTGGTCCCGGTGAGACCAAGCTGGAGACCGATCGACGGCGGATCAACAAGCGCGTGGCCAAGCTGCGCCGCGAGATCGCCTCGATGGACACCATCCGCGAGACCAAGCGCGGCCGCCGCGTGGCCAACGAGGTGCCCAGCGTGGCCATCGTCGGCTACACCAACGCCGGCAAGTCGAGCCTGCTCAACGCGCTGACCGGGGCCGGGGTGCTGGTGGAGGACGCGTTGTTCGCCACCCTCGACCCGACCACCCGGCGCGCGGACACGCCCGACGGGCGCACCTACACGCTGACCGACACCGTCGGCTTCGTGCGGCACCTGCCGCACCAGCTGGTCGACGCCTTCCGCTCCACGCTGGAGGAGGCGGCGGACGCCGACCTGCTGCTGCACGTGGTGGACGGCTCCGACCCGGCGCCGGAGGAGCAGGTCAACGCGGTGCGCGACGTGCTCGGCGAGATCACCCGCAAGCGCAGCGAACCGCTGCCGCCGGAACTGCTGGTGATCAACAAGGCCGATGCCGCCGACGAGGTCACCCTCGCCCGCCTGCGGCACCTGCTGCCCGGCGCGCTGGTGGTCTCCGCCCAGACGGGTGAAGGCATCGAAGCGCTGATCGAGGAGATCGCGCAGCGCGTGCCGCGTCCGGACGTGGAGGTCGACGCGGTCGTGCCGTACACCCGCGGCGAGCTCGTGGCCAGGGTGCACGCCGATGGCGAGGTGCTCACCGAGGAACACATCGAAGAGGGCACGCACCTGCGCGCCCGGGTCCACCCGGACCTGGCCGCGGCGTTGCACACCTTCGCGGTCGACGGCTCGCCCGCGTAA
- a CDS encoding ArsR/SmtB family transcription factor, whose amino-acid sequence MGAERRNATEAEANALASGIRLRIIRLTFKEALTNKELAGRLGKDPATVLHHVRKLVDTGFLAPQPARRGNRGAKEIPYLSTRLSWNLQLDESEELGRASLEAYLAEVGEVGTAKVEQTRLVVQLPEAEQSEFKRRLYELIEEYADRPIDPGAERTAIYLALYPSA is encoded by the coding sequence GTGGGTGCGGAACGACGGAACGCGACCGAGGCCGAGGCGAACGCGCTGGCCTCGGGAATACGCCTGCGCATCATCCGGTTGACCTTCAAGGAAGCGCTGACGAACAAGGAACTGGCCGGCCGGCTCGGCAAGGACCCGGCCACCGTGCTCCACCACGTCCGCAAGCTCGTCGACACCGGTTTCCTGGCACCGCAGCCCGCCCGCCGCGGCAACCGCGGCGCGAAGGAGATCCCGTACCTGTCGACCCGGCTGTCCTGGAACCTGCAGCTGGACGAGAGCGAGGAACTGGGGCGGGCTTCGCTGGAGGCTTACCTCGCCGAAGTCGGTGAAGTCGGGACGGCGAAGGTCGAGCAGACCCGCCTGGTGGTGCAGCTGCCCGAAGCCGAGCAGAGTGAGTTCAAGCGCCGCCTGTACGAGCTGATCGAGGAGTACGCGGACCGGCCGATCGACCCCGGTGCCGAACGGACCGCGATCTACCTGGCGCTGTATCCGAGTGCGTAA
- a CDS encoding MFS transporter — translation MRENSLWRHADFRRLWAGDTASQLGTFVGHTVLPLLAATVLAASPFEMGVLTAAETLAFLLLGLPAGAWVDRFRRRPLMLRADFARAVLLLSVPLAWWANVLTLTQLVVVALLTGVCTVFFDVAYQSYLPSLVGRDQLLEGNAKLQSSQSVSQVAGPGIGGVLAQLFGPAYAVLVTGLGFLTSALCLLRIRRVEPEPVPHENPKLSAQIAEGLRFVFGNPTLRAITSATATANLANGIFLAVEMLFLTRTLGLSAAAVGALLAVGGAGSVLGALTSGLVNRRIGQARAIWLVPLLTWPAHLLVPLAAPGWRVAFVVVGLVLFGYGVIVYNVAQVSYRQAICPDRLLGRMNASVRFVVWGVLPLGSMLGGVLGEVIGIRNTLWVAGALEALAVLWVVTSPLRRLRDIPQTAAVQAVQ, via the coding sequence GTGCGTGAGAACTCCCTGTGGCGGCATGCCGACTTCCGCCGGTTGTGGGCCGGTGACACGGCCAGCCAGCTCGGCACCTTTGTCGGGCACACCGTGCTCCCCCTGCTCGCGGCCACCGTGCTGGCCGCGAGCCCGTTCGAGATGGGCGTGCTGACCGCCGCGGAGACGCTGGCGTTCCTGCTGCTCGGCCTGCCCGCCGGCGCCTGGGTGGACCGCTTCCGGCGGCGGCCGCTGATGCTGCGGGCCGACTTCGCCCGCGCGGTGCTGCTGCTGTCGGTGCCACTGGCCTGGTGGGCGAACGTGCTCACGCTGACGCAACTCGTGGTGGTCGCCCTGCTGACCGGGGTGTGCACGGTGTTCTTCGACGTGGCCTACCAGTCGTACCTGCCCTCGCTCGTCGGCCGTGACCAGCTGCTGGAGGGCAACGCGAAACTGCAGTCCAGCCAGTCGGTGTCGCAGGTGGCCGGGCCGGGGATCGGCGGCGTGCTCGCGCAACTGTTCGGCCCGGCGTACGCGGTGCTCGTGACCGGCCTCGGCTTCCTCACCTCCGCGCTGTGCCTGCTGCGCATCCGGCGCGTCGAACCCGAACCGGTGCCGCACGAGAACCCGAAGCTGTCCGCCCAGATCGCCGAAGGCCTGCGGTTCGTCTTCGGCAACCCGACCCTGCGCGCGATCACCTCGGCCACCGCGACGGCCAACCTGGCGAACGGCATCTTCCTCGCCGTGGAGATGCTGTTCCTGACCCGCACGCTGGGCCTGTCGGCGGCCGCGGTCGGCGCGCTGCTGGCGGTCGGCGGCGCGGGCAGCGTGCTCGGCGCGCTCACCTCCGGCCTGGTCAACCGGCGGATCGGGCAGGCGCGGGCGATCTGGCTGGTCCCGCTGCTGACCTGGCCCGCGCACCTGCTGGTGCCGCTCGCCGCCCCCGGCTGGCGGGTCGCCTTCGTGGTGGTCGGGCTGGTCCTGTTCGGCTACGGCGTCATCGTCTACAACGTTGCGCAAGTCAGTTACCGGCAGGCGATCTGCCCGGACCGGCTGCTCGGGCGGATGAACGCGAGCGTGCGGTTCGTGGTCTGGGGCGTGCTCCCGCTGGGTTCGATGCTCGGCGGGGTGCTCGGCGAAGTCATAGGAATCCGGAACACGCTGTGGGTCGCCGGTGCGCTGGAAGCACTGGCCGTGCTCTGGGTCGTCACCTCACCACTGCGCCGCCTGCGTGACATTCCCCAGACCGCGGCTGTTCAGGCGGTTCAGTAG